Proteins from one Salinispora arenicola genomic window:
- the serC gene encoding phosphoserine transaminase, producing the protein MADASTIRIPDDIKPADGRFGCGPSKVRPAAVAALADVATSYLGTSHRQRTVRDQVARLRRGIAEFYSLPSGYEVVLGNGGTTAFWEVAAFGLIRDRAQFASFGEFGAKFAKSVRDAPFLGEPTVHQSPAGSAPRLVAEAGVDVYATPHNETSTGVSVPIGRVPGADEGALLLVDATSGAGGLEVSVGETDVYYFAPQKSFGADGGLWLALMSPAALARAAEVKASGRYIPAFLDLVTAIDNSRLEQTYNTPALATIFLAAEQTDWMNAQGGLAWATKRTAESAGIVYGWAERSAVATPFVTDPTLRSNVVATIDFVDEVDATAVAKVLRANGIVDTEPYRKLGRNQLRIALFPAVEPADVEALTAAIDYVVERL; encoded by the coding sequence GTGGCTGACGCATCGACCATCCGAATCCCCGACGACATCAAACCCGCCGACGGACGGTTCGGCTGCGGGCCATCCAAGGTTCGTCCGGCGGCGGTCGCCGCGCTCGCCGACGTGGCGACCAGCTACCTGGGCACCTCCCACCGCCAGCGGACGGTCCGTGACCAGGTCGCGCGGCTGCGCCGGGGAATCGCCGAGTTCTACTCCCTGCCCTCGGGGTACGAGGTCGTACTCGGCAACGGCGGTACTACCGCCTTCTGGGAGGTCGCCGCCTTCGGCCTGATCCGGGACCGGGCCCAGTTCGCGAGCTTCGGCGAGTTCGGCGCCAAGTTCGCCAAGTCGGTCCGGGACGCGCCGTTCCTCGGCGAGCCGACCGTCCACCAGTCGCCAGCGGGTAGCGCCCCGCGTCTGGTGGCAGAGGCTGGCGTGGACGTGTACGCCACCCCGCACAACGAGACCTCCACCGGTGTCTCGGTGCCGATCGGCCGCGTGCCGGGCGCGGACGAGGGCGCACTGCTGCTGGTGGACGCCACGTCCGGCGCTGGTGGTCTGGAGGTGAGCGTCGGCGAGACCGACGTCTACTACTTCGCCCCGCAGAAGAGCTTCGGTGCCGACGGTGGCCTGTGGCTGGCCCTGATGTCGCCCGCCGCGTTGGCGCGCGCGGCCGAGGTCAAGGCATCCGGCCGGTACATCCCGGCTTTCCTCGACCTGGTCACGGCGATCGACAACTCGCGGCTGGAGCAGACCTACAACACGCCGGCCCTGGCCACCATATTCCTGGCCGCGGAGCAGACGGACTGGATGAACGCGCAGGGTGGCCTGGCCTGGGCGACCAAGCGCACCGCAGAGAGCGCCGGCATCGTGTACGGCTGGGCAGAGCGCTCGGCGGTGGCCACGCCGTTCGTCACCGACCCGACGCTGCGGTCCAACGTGGTCGCCACAATCGACTTCGTGGACGAGGTGGACGCCACCGCCGTCGCGAAGGTGCTGCGCGCCAACGGGATCGTGGATACCGAGCCGTACCGCAAGCTCGGCCGCAACCAGCTGCGGATCGCTCTCTTCCCGGCGGTCGAACCGGCCGATGTGGAGGCGTTGACGGCAGCCATCGACTACGTGGTCGAACGACTCTGA
- the sepH gene encoding septation protein SepH, whose translation MRPVRFVALSEDGQALVLTDEVGRLLALPIDERVSTAMHTEPGAAPLAVASTSGADPTPSLSPRDIQARIRAGESAEDVARIAGVPVDRVLRYAGPVLQERAMLAQHARRTRLRGAEKPTPLAEVVNGRLAQHGIDTEKISWDAWRRDDGAWRIVATWPSGKATAQAVWDLEKTRQSVTPHDDMAQYLCAERPTPILGQEPAPERGGHGLPGPARAEPGRGGHGLPSPAEPTRPSRDPIRAGRDALLASLDRPLGGASGRGLEPRTPASPEAPRSRPVGGGAAALLGGGPGSAFDDDSDAPKEVPAVPSLAVLRPRRTGTAAAGGTEQGEGSKPRKRLPSWDDVLFGSAPAARESS comes from the coding sequence ATGCGCCCAGTACGCTTCGTCGCCCTCTCCGAGGACGGCCAGGCACTGGTACTCACCGACGAGGTTGGGCGACTTCTCGCGCTGCCCATCGACGAGCGCGTCTCGACCGCAATGCACACCGAGCCCGGGGCCGCGCCTCTGGCCGTGGCCTCGACGTCGGGCGCCGACCCGACCCCGTCCCTGTCCCCGCGAGACATCCAGGCCCGGATCCGCGCCGGCGAGTCCGCCGAGGATGTCGCCCGGATCGCTGGCGTGCCGGTGGACCGCGTGCTGCGCTACGCCGGCCCGGTTCTCCAGGAGCGAGCCATGCTCGCCCAGCACGCCCGTCGCACCCGCCTGCGTGGAGCGGAGAAGCCGACCCCGCTCGCTGAGGTGGTCAACGGTCGACTGGCCCAACACGGCATCGACACGGAAAAGATCTCGTGGGATGCGTGGCGCCGTGACGACGGTGCCTGGCGGATCGTCGCCACCTGGCCCTCCGGCAAGGCCACCGCCCAAGCAGTCTGGGATCTGGAGAAGACCCGGCAGTCGGTCACGCCGCACGACGACATGGCCCAGTACCTCTGCGCCGAGCGGCCCACGCCGATCCTCGGCCAGGAGCCGGCGCCCGAGCGGGGCGGCCACGGGCTGCCCGGCCCGGCGCGGGCCGAACCCGGTCGCGGTGGGCACGGCCTACCGAGCCCGGCCGAGCCCACTCGGCCGAGCCGTGATCCGATCCGCGCCGGTCGGGACGCGCTGCTCGCCTCCCTGGATCGCCCACTCGGCGGTGCCTCCGGCCGTGGCCTCGAGCCACGGACTCCGGCCAGCCCGGAGGCACCGCGTTCGCGACCAGTCGGCGGCGGCGCGGCGGCGCTGCTCGGCGGCGGCCCGGGATCAGCCTTCGACGACGACTCGGACGCGCCGAAGGAGGTGCCGGCCGTCCCGTCGCTGGCCGTGCTCCGACCACGCCGCACGGGTACCGCCGCGGCGGGCGGCACCGAGCAGGGCGAGGGCAGCAAGCCACGCAAGCGGCTACCAAGCTGGGACGACGTGCTCTTCGGAAGCGCGCCGGCGGCCCGCGAGTCCTCCTAA
- the thpR gene encoding RNA 2',3'-cyclic phosphodiesterase: MRLFVALYPPPEAVDHLRRRVARLRVGEATADGVGVRVADSAQAHVTLAFLAAVPTEQLMAVEGSLDQVARWSRDSWPAPPRLRLGGGGTFGQGRSTVLWVGLRGDLVELTELGQVVRSRLRANCLPYDEKPWHPHLTVARPGDRLPPADVAADVAALDAYGGPQWPARELVLTRSHPGHRPTHDRLAAWPL; the protein is encoded by the coding sequence GTGAGACTCTTCGTTGCCCTCTACCCGCCGCCTGAGGCGGTCGACCACCTCAGGCGGCGGGTGGCCCGGCTGCGGGTCGGCGAAGCAACTGCCGACGGCGTCGGCGTCCGCGTCGCGGACTCGGCTCAGGCACATGTCACGCTCGCCTTTCTGGCAGCGGTGCCCACAGAGCAGCTGATGGCCGTGGAAGGATCCCTCGACCAGGTAGCGCGGTGGTCCCGCGACTCGTGGCCGGCCCCGCCCCGGCTCCGTCTGGGCGGGGGCGGGACATTCGGGCAGGGCCGTTCCACCGTCCTGTGGGTGGGCCTGCGGGGTGACTTGGTGGAGCTGACCGAGCTGGGCCAGGTCGTCCGGTCCCGGCTGCGGGCCAACTGCCTGCCCTACGACGAGAAGCCGTGGCATCCGCACCTGACCGTAGCCCGGCCCGGCGACCGACTACCACCGGCCGACGTGGCGGCCGACGTCGCGGCCTTGGATGCCTATGGTGGCCCGCAGTGGCCGGCGAGGGAACTGGTGCTGACGCGCAGCCACCCGGGCCACCGCCCCACCCATGACCGCCTGGCCGCCTGGCCGTTGTGA
- a CDS encoding MFS transporter — protein MQAKLSTMFQSLQVRNYRLFASGQLIKLIGVWMMFIAQDWLVLELSDNSATALGIVTALQFAPVLLLTLISGRLADRYDKRVLLFAANLFWTVLSLAMSLLVITGLVQLWHVFAFAALLGVANAVETPVRQAFVSELVGTPLLANALSLNAATFNSARIVGPALAGLAIAAVDVGPVFLVTAVSSIAPLVNVIRIRTGELHRETLPPREERSSARVIDGLRYVRARPDLLLPMFLISIIATSLFNFQLTLAALAKTVFNTGAASFGLFSSALAVGALAGALAGTGRRSRPSVWLVLSAAIACAILGTLVGLAPTYWLVVLLLLPTGFATVFFAQACNQRIQLGTDAAFRGRVMALWVLVFLGTNPVGAPIIGWVAETYGAGASIWMGGLISLAAALLALAWQLRRSGARLRFQVLPMPRFYLTERM, from the coding sequence GTGCAGGCGAAGCTGAGCACGATGTTCCAGTCCCTACAGGTCCGCAACTACCGTCTGTTCGCCTCCGGGCAGCTGATCAAGCTGATCGGTGTCTGGATGATGTTCATCGCCCAGGACTGGCTCGTCCTCGAACTCAGCGACAACTCCGCCACCGCGCTCGGCATCGTCACCGCCCTCCAGTTTGCTCCCGTCCTGCTGCTCACCCTGATTTCCGGGCGGCTCGCGGACCGGTACGACAAGCGCGTGCTGCTCTTTGCCGCCAACCTGTTCTGGACGGTGCTCTCGCTGGCCATGAGCCTGTTGGTGATCACTGGCCTGGTGCAGCTGTGGCATGTCTTCGCCTTCGCCGCCCTCCTTGGCGTCGCCAACGCCGTGGAAACCCCGGTGCGGCAGGCGTTCGTCTCCGAACTGGTGGGCACCCCACTACTGGCCAACGCGCTCTCGCTCAACGCGGCCACCTTCAACTCCGCGCGAATCGTCGGCCCAGCCCTCGCCGGGCTGGCCATCGCCGCCGTGGACGTGGGGCCGGTCTTCCTGGTCACCGCCGTCAGCTCGATCGCGCCGCTGGTGAACGTGATCCGGATCCGTACGGGCGAACTACACCGCGAGACGCTGCCCCCGCGCGAGGAGCGGTCGTCAGCTCGAGTCATCGACGGGTTGCGTTACGTCCGGGCCCGCCCGGACCTGTTGCTGCCGATGTTCCTCATCTCGATCATCGCCACCTCACTGTTCAACTTCCAGCTCACCCTCGCCGCATTGGCCAAGACCGTCTTCAACACTGGTGCCGCGTCGTTCGGCCTGTTCAGCAGCGCCCTCGCGGTGGGCGCCCTGGCCGGGGCCTTGGCCGGCACCGGACGACGCAGCCGCCCCTCGGTGTGGCTGGTGCTGTCCGCGGCCATCGCCTGCGCCATCCTCGGCACGCTGGTCGGGCTCGCTCCCACGTACTGGCTGGTGGTGCTCCTGCTGCTGCCGACCGGGTTCGCCACCGTGTTCTTCGCCCAGGCGTGCAACCAGCGCATCCAACTGGGCACCGACGCTGCCTTCCGGGGTCGGGTGATGGCGTTGTGGGTGCTGGTGTTCCTCGGCACGAATCCGGTCGGCGCGCCGATCATCGGTTGGGTCGCCGAGACGTACGGCGCCGGGGCCAGCATTTGGATGGGCGGGCTGATCTCCCTCGCCGCCGCGCTGCTCGCCCTGGCCTGGCAGCTGCGCCGGTCGGGAGCGCGGCTGCGGTTCCAGGTGCTGCCGATGCCCCGTTTCTACCTCACCGAGCGGATGTAA
- a CDS encoding MarR family winged helix-turn-helix transcriptional regulator: MTERTVTAKSVPPAQLAVQLRDAITRLNRRVRQARPVGDLTVTQLSALTSLRLAGALTPRELADIERVQPPTMTKIVAKLEERGLVQRTPHPTDGRQVILAATEGGGAVLDQFERARDEWLAHRLAELSVEERDTLRQAAEILQQLTRA, from the coding sequence GTGACGGAGCGGACGGTGACGGCGAAGAGCGTGCCACCGGCGCAGTTGGCGGTCCAGCTGCGCGATGCGATCACTCGGCTCAACCGGCGGGTCCGCCAGGCCCGACCGGTCGGCGACCTGACGGTCACCCAGCTCTCCGCGCTCACCAGCCTCCGGCTGGCGGGAGCGTTGACGCCCCGGGAACTTGCCGACATCGAACGGGTCCAGCCACCGACGATGACCAAGATCGTCGCGAAACTGGAGGAACGCGGCCTCGTGCAGCGAACTCCCCATCCGACCGACGGCCGACAGGTGATTCTCGCGGCGACAGAGGGCGGCGGTGCCGTGCTGGACCAGTTTGAGCGCGCCCGGGACGAATGGCTGGCCCACCGGCTGGCCGAACTGAGTGTGGAGGAACGGGACACGCTGCGCCAGGCAGCGGAGATCCTGCAACAGCTGACCCGCGCCTGA
- a CDS encoding NCS2 family permease, which translates to MRLTRQEFTCEDPMAVAPPDDGTPSATPRNGFDRYFEISARGSTLGREVRGGLATFFTMAYIVVLNPLILGSAVDGAQERLPIPALAAATALIAGLMTILMGVVGRFPLALAAGLGVNALVAYEIAPEMTWADAMGLVVIEGVIIAVLVLTGLRTAVFRSVPTQMKAAIGVGIGLFLTIIGLVDAGFVRRIPDSANTTVPVGLGIGGKLVSWPMLVFVVGLLLTLVLVVRRVKGAILIGILASTGLALVIEALGNIGPSVVDGVSNPKGWSLTVPELPSTVLDVPDLSLLGRFNVLDSWSRAGWLVVLMFIFTLLITDFFDTMGTMVAVGQEGGMLDKQGTPPRAKEILLVDSIAAASGGAASVSSNTSYIESAAGVAEGARTGVANLVTGVLFLLAMFLAPLVLVVPFEAASTALVVVGFLMMTAVRTIDWTDFEIAIPAFLTIVLMPFTYSISNGIGAGLIVYVVMKLARGKAREVHPLLYAVAALFVLYFMRGPIESVVL; encoded by the coding sequence ACCTGCGAGGACCCGATGGCAGTAGCTCCACCCGACGACGGCACACCCTCCGCGACACCGCGGAACGGCTTCGACCGTTACTTCGAGATCTCCGCTCGTGGTTCGACGCTGGGTCGGGAGGTGCGCGGTGGGTTGGCCACCTTCTTCACGATGGCCTACATCGTGGTGCTCAACCCGCTGATCCTCGGCTCCGCCGTCGACGGTGCCCAGGAGCGGCTGCCGATCCCGGCACTTGCCGCGGCGACCGCGCTGATCGCCGGCCTGATGACGATCCTGATGGGTGTGGTGGGCCGGTTCCCGTTGGCGCTGGCCGCCGGTCTCGGTGTCAACGCGTTGGTCGCGTACGAGATCGCCCCGGAGATGACCTGGGCGGACGCGATGGGCCTGGTGGTCATCGAGGGCGTGATCATCGCAGTACTGGTGTTGACCGGTCTGCGAACCGCGGTGTTCCGCTCGGTGCCTACCCAGATGAAGGCGGCAATCGGCGTCGGTATCGGCCTGTTCCTGACCATCATCGGACTGGTCGACGCGGGTTTCGTTCGGCGGATCCCGGACTCGGCGAACACCACCGTCCCGGTCGGCCTGGGGATCGGCGGCAAGTTGGTCAGCTGGCCGATGCTGGTCTTCGTGGTGGGCCTGCTGTTGACGTTGGTGCTGGTGGTGCGCCGGGTCAAGGGCGCGATCCTGATCGGTATCCTCGCGTCGACCGGGCTGGCGCTCGTCATCGAGGCGCTGGGAAACATCGGTCCGTCCGTCGTCGACGGCGTGTCGAATCCCAAGGGCTGGTCGCTGACCGTGCCCGAGTTGCCGAGCACGGTCCTCGACGTGCCGGATCTGTCGCTGCTCGGCCGGTTCAACGTGCTCGACTCCTGGAGCCGGGCCGGCTGGCTGGTCGTGCTGATGTTCATCTTCACGCTGCTCATCACCGACTTCTTCGACACGATGGGCACGATGGTGGCGGTCGGGCAGGAGGGCGGGATGCTCGACAAGCAGGGCACCCCGCCGCGGGCGAAGGAGATCCTGCTGGTCGACTCGATCGCTGCGGCCAGCGGTGGTGCCGCGAGCGTGTCCAGCAACACGTCGTACATCGAAAGTGCGGCGGGTGTCGCGGAGGGGGCCCGGACCGGCGTGGCCAACCTGGTCACCGGGGTACTGTTCCTGCTGGCGATGTTCCTCGCGCCACTGGTGTTGGTTGTACCCTTCGAAGCCGCGTCGACCGCGCTGGTGGTGGTCGGGTTCCTGATGATGACCGCGGTGCGGACCATCGACTGGACCGATTTCGAGATCGCGATCCCGGCGTTTCTTACGATCGTGTTGATGCCGTTCACGTACTCGATCTCCAACGGCATCGGTGCCGGACTGATCGTGTACGTGGTGATGAAGCTTGCGCGGGGGAAGGCACGGGAGGTGCATCCGCTGCTGTACGCCGTGGCTGCGTTGTTCGTGCTGTACTTCATGCGCGGGCCCATCGAGTCCGTGGTGCTGTGA